In one window of Mytilus trossulus isolate FHL-02 chromosome 7, PNRI_Mtr1.1.1.hap1, whole genome shotgun sequence DNA:
- the LOC134727212 gene encoding uncharacterized protein LOC134727212, which produces MSFSSRVSSIKPFKCLQLIPRVICRGSGIHSSANQVLRRQKFDTVKFCKRNASTQSSVLETVNYLIWTPVYQPLSVLLSCAAYIIYFYYLKEDLSNVESNFRKIIYEQIDPGNEEYQEEIHLRNYIRLRIYNNLPTDDYEKRLTQLVRERKAKQSQRFESQ; this is translated from the exons ATGTCTTTTTCCAGTAGGGTATCTAGCATCAAACCCTTCAAGTGTTTGCAGCTCATTCCAAG AGTTATTTGCAGAGGAAGTGGTATTCACAGTTCAGCTAATCAAGTTTTACGAAGACAGAAGTTTGATACAGTGAAATTCTGCAAAAGAAATGCATCAACACAGAGTAGTGTATTGGAAACAGTAAATTACCTGATATGGACCCCTGTTTATCAACCATTAAGTGTTTTGTTGAGCTGTGCTGcatacattatttatttctattatctTAAAGAAGACCTATCAAATGTTGAATCAAATTTTAGAAAGATAATCTATGAACAAATTGATCCAGGAAACGAAGAGTATCAGGAAGAGATTCATTTACGGAATTATATCAGATTACGTATCTATAACAACCTACCAACAGATGACTACGAGAAAAGATTAACACAGCTTGTGAGGGAAAGGAAAGCCAAACAAAGTCAAAGATTTGAAAGCCAATGA